The Spirosoma sp. SC4-14 DNA window TAACCGCAACGGCCTGATACAAATATGCTTTCGTTTCAGCCGACCGGTAGGGCAACGCCATTGGATGCAGATCTGGATGCTGGCGACTTAGCTGCTGAATATAGTTTGGCCCAGCGTTGTAGGCCGTTGCTACCAACATCCAGGAGCCAAGCTGCTGGTAGAGATCATTGAGATAACGGCAGGCTGCGTGGGTTGCTTTCAGCAGATTGAATCGATCGTCGCGTTTGCGCGATACGGTTAATCCCAACGACTGTGCGGTTTGCGGCATCAGTTGCCAGAAACCAGCCGCTCCCCTGCGCGATACTGCCCGGTTGGTAACGGCGCTTTCCAGCAGGGGTAAAAATTTAAAATCGGAAGGAATGTTGTATTGCTTCAGAATAGGCTCAATGAGAGGGAAAATAACCGACGCCCGGCGTTTCAACAGAGCCAGGCTGCCAGCCAGCGATGCCTGACGGCTCAGCGTTCGTATCCATCGCTCAGTAATTTTGGGCTGATTATCGGGAAGATTTTCGCCACAGAAATGGATCAGATTATCCTTGTCATCGTCGGGGAGCATTAGTCGGCTTCCCGAAAGGGCCGCATTGACCGTTAATAGTGCGCCGGGTTGCGCATATGCCTCACGGCAGGAGCAAAAAAAGCAGCCAACCCCGGCTGCAACCAGCAGGAACAGTTTCTTCATTGACAACAGAGCGTTACGATAGATATGTTTCGCGGCCATTCACGTTGAATGGCAATCGGTACTAGGCGGCTTCTCGCTCCTCTGCCCTGTTCTTCCTGTGCTGCACTAATCCAGCAGCCGCACTACAAAATTCTTTATTGAGTTATGTTTAATCACTTTTACCAACCGACCATTCTGGTAAAAGTAGTCATCCTGGCGATCATCCAGGGTTGCCCGGTACGCTCCGGCAGCTAGTGGAACAAAGGTGAAATAATCGCCAAAATACTCAGCATACACCTTATTCCGTCCGGCTGGTTCGTAAAAGTACAACGATGAAACGGAAAAATCGATAGGCTGAGGTTCGATTGCCTGTCGATTGTATTTATATTGATTAGCCACAATGGTGTAATGATCGCCCTGCCATTCGGTTCGGGAGCCGTAATTGCCCCGATTTGTTTGCGCTTCAACTGTAGACAGCATTAGCTTTTTGCCTTCAAAATGGCTAACGACTTTGTAATAAATTTTTACGGTATAGATTAATAAGTTCACTTTTACATCGCTGACGAGTATGTATGTTGTTCGGTCGCCAGCTTTAGACTGCCGAACGGCGGTCATTGTTCCAACCCGAATGCCTGCTATGTCAATCGCATAATGGTGCGTTTCGGCAATGTCTGGATCAGTCGTTTTTTGTGCAGTTGCCTCCAGCCCCATTGCACCGAATAGCAGAACGAACATTATTTTTTTTAGCATTATTTGCTCCGAAAGTTGCCTACCGCAGATTATCACCTTCTCCCACCTGGTTAATTGAGTACAGAAAATCCTGAAAACTACGTACGCAAAACGGCATAAGCCTCGATTTATTAGGCCAACAAGTAGAAGAACATAGTTGCATCAATACAGTTTTTATATATACCTGCGTTGAATTTATGGGCCTGTGCTCACCGTTGATTGCTTAGTATGCTGAATCGTTTTTTATTGCTAGCGGCTCTTGTTGTTCCGTTTTTAGCCACTTTTGGCCAGTCTGTTAATCGATATACCATCATACCCCGTCCGGCTCAACTTGCACCCCGAACGGGCGATTTCGTTATCAGCCGAACAACCCGGATTGTTATTCCCTCTGCCAATACTGACCTGAAAGCCATTGCCGACACGTTTGCGCATCATATCAATCGGAGCACAGGGCTGACAGTTCCTATTCATAATGTTCATACACTGGCTCAGCTCAACGACGCC harbors:
- a CDS encoding lytic transglycosylase domain-containing protein; this encodes MKKLFLLVAAGVGCFFCSCREAYAQPGALLTVNAALSGSRLMLPDDDKDNLIHFCGENLPDNQPKITERWIRTLSRQASLAGSLALLKRRASVIFPLIEPILKQYNIPSDFKFLPLLESAVTNRAVSRRGAAGFWQLMPQTAQSLGLTVSRKRDDRFNLLKATHAACRYLNDLYQQLGSWMLVATAYNAGPNYIQQLSRQHPDLHPMALPYRSAETKAYLYQAVAVKELLTRPEAYRDYLSSRHLELLAESVVLPDERAAILASFDISEDAFEQATIQQLADDGPTFVTDSTTTVVLLTEEETTEPDSAVGSSEKTALASADIVPEAVLTPRVTTRNMTEGQLAEGKLYIFQVVQPITLNERSFAVGDMIHAHIEWIDKASGRVFLRTDRLITAETHQTIPLKLVATEKPKTPGVAMPMSLEGWKLTWEQL
- a CDS encoding DUF6134 family protein; the encoded protein is MFVLLFGAMGLEATAQKTTDPDIAETHHYAIDIAGIRVGTMTAVRQSKAGDRTTYILVSDVKVNLLIYTVKIYYKVVSHFEGKKLMLSTVEAQTNRGNYGSRTEWQGDHYTIVANQYKYNRQAIEPQPIDFSVSSLYFYEPAGRNKVYAEYFGDYFTFVPLAAGAYRATLDDRQDDYFYQNGRLVKVIKHNSIKNFVVRLLD